One genomic window of Sphingopyxis sp. OPL5 includes the following:
- a CDS encoding YbaB/EbfC family nucleoid-associated protein gives MKSMEEMLKAAQQAAETVQAQMAEAQAKLDSVEVEGISGGGLVRITASAKGRIKAISIDDSLMVPSDKQMLEDLLAAAFNDAREKADQASNAEMGKMTSGLQLPPGFKLPF, from the coding sequence ATGAAATCGATGGAAGAAATGCTCAAGGCGGCGCAGCAAGCCGCCGAAACCGTACAGGCGCAGATGGCGGAGGCGCAGGCGAAGCTCGACAGCGTCGAGGTCGAAGGCATCTCGGGTGGCGGACTCGTCCGCATCACCGCGAGCGCCAAGGGCCGTATCAAGGCGATCTCGATCGACGACAGCCTGATGGTTCCTTCGGACAAACAGATGCTCGAAGACCTGCTCGCCGCCGCGTTCAACGACGCGCGCGAAAAGGCCGATCAGGCGAGCAATGCCGAAATGGGCAAGATGACGAGCGGCCTGCAACTGCCGCCGGGCTTCAAACTGCCGTTTTGA